A region from the Deltaproteobacteria bacterium PRO3 genome encodes:
- a CDS encoding nicotinate-nicotinamide nucleotide adenylyltransferase, with protein MRVALLGGSFDPPHRAHVQVIEHLLQSGRFDEVWVFPSPQNPLKPASAPFEDRLAMCRLAFEGLDPRVRVKDDEGTLSGYTIDLIRHLKQHYPKAEFTFVGGSDLKDELPRWKEIEALKKILHFEFLPRPPDPASPFDAISATEVRGKIKKGLPVGDQVPKSVLAYIKNRGLY; from the coding sequence ATGCGCGTCGCCCTCCTGGGAGGCTCCTTCGACCCGCCGCACCGGGCCCACGTCCAGGTGATCGAGCATCTCCTGCAGAGCGGGCGTTTCGACGAAGTATGGGTCTTCCCCTCCCCGCAAAACCCCCTCAAGCCGGCCTCGGCGCCCTTCGAGGACCGTCTGGCGATGTGCCGCCTGGCCTTCGAAGGGCTAGATCCGCGGGTGCGGGTCAAGGACGACGAGGGCACCCTGAGCGGCTACACAATCGACCTGATCCGGCACCTGAAACAGCACTACCCGAAAGCCGAATTCACCTTCGTCGGCGGATCCGATTTAAAAGACGAGCTCCCGCGTTGGAAGGAAATCGAGGCGCTGAAAAAAATCCTCCATTTCGAATTCCTCCCCCGCCCCCCGGATCCGGCTTCGCCCTTCGACGCGATCAGCGCGACGGAGGTGAGGGGAAAGATAAAAAAAGGATTGCCGGTAGGCGACCAAGTGCCTAAATCAGTGCTTGCTTACATTAAAAACCGAGGACTTTATTGA